The following coding sequences are from one Schizosaccharomyces osmophilus chromosome 1, complete sequence window:
- the hot13 gene encoding helper of TIM Hot13 gives MSATPTIRGLLVDDCSRCQHYHSELDIVALRCLACKEFYACFTCHNTLESHPFEPWKETPNMFPVLCGACKYSLTKNEYQQASSCPNCKRPFNPNCQMHKSYYFA, from the coding sequence ATGAGCGCAACACCAACTATACGTGGTTTGCTGGTAGATGACTGTTCTCGCTGTCAGCATTATCATAGTGAACTGGACATTGTAGCATTACGCTGTCTTGCGTGCAAAGAGTTTTACGCTTGTTTTACTTGCCATAACACTCTGGAATCTCATCCTTTTGAGCCATGGAAGGAAACACCAAATATGTTCCCTGTTTTGTGTGGAGCATGCAAATATAGCTTGACAAAGAACGAATATCAGCAAGCCAGCAGTTGCCCAAATTGCAAGCGACCATTCAACCCGAATTGCCAAATGCACAAAAGCTATTACTTTGCATAA
- a CDS encoding CENP-V, S-(hydroxymethyl)glutathione synthase: MPEYHGACLCEAVKISVQVERPELSICHCESCRKWCSGPFMAFVAQDFHLEPKEKVSHYSSSDIAKRAFCKICGTCLTFYYHNMKQVFVNPWILRNVQGITTGVEVCYDNKPDCYSFDNKTEKYTEAETMAMVDTS; this comes from the coding sequence ATGCCGGAATACCATGGTGCTTGTCTTTGCGAAGCCGTTAAAATCTCTGTACAAGTAGAGAGGCCTGAACTTAGCATCTGTCACTGCGAAAGTTGCCGGAAATGGTGTTCAGGACCTTTTATGGCTTTTGTAGCGCaagattttcatttggaaCCCAAGGAAAAGGTATCCCACTATTCATCTTCCGACATAGCCAAACGAGCATTTTGCAAGATTTGCGGTACTTGTTTAACCTTTTATTATCACAACATGAAACAAGTCTTTGTAAACCCTTGGATTCTCAGGAACGTTCAAGGCATAACTACTGGCGTTGAAGTATGTTACGATAATAAGCCCGATTGCTACTCTTTCGACAACAAAACCGAGAAATATACAGAAGCTGAAACGATGGCAATGGTAGATACATCCTAA